Proteins encoded in a region of the Shewanella polaris genome:
- a CDS encoding M3 family metallopeptidase: MRKTLITTAVSAALMLSACSEQSADTAMTSKTTEDASKTMTKAADTVDNVLLTASPLPFMAPQFDKLNTSDYLPAFEQGMQEQKAQIATITNNSEPATFENTIVALEKTGAILDRTQRAFFNLSGLISDDNYTSIEEQIVPKLTAHQDNIYLNQKLFSRIQAIYKNKAALTGEDLRLVEVYYDRFVRAGAELSAADKTKMRELNGELAKLETSFSQNVLKSFKDDVIVIEDKALLDGLSDSDIASLAAAAKDAGKTGYMITLVNTTTQPLLSSLKNRDVRKQLWETSAYRAMDTNAPLNIKIAQLRAAKANLLGYPTWAAYGLGDQMAKTPEAVYGILDDLAPKALVKARIEAADIQAEIVKDGKDFKLEPWDWAYYAEKVRKAKYDLDDSQVKPYFEMNTVLNDGLFFAMNKLYGITIKPRKDLPVWHKDVSAYEVFNKDGSAIGLFYLDPYARQGKRGGAWMDELVTQSFLKNTKPVVYNALNIPKPAEGQPTLMTFDEVSTMFHEFGHAIHGLFSQVNYPSLAGTATARDFVEFPSQANEDWSIDPQVLANYAKHYKTGEPIPAELLAKVLKSHTFNQGFGTVEYLAAALLDMEWHSIAAGTEITDVAAFEKQALAKHGLDYTPVPPRYKTTYFSHSFGGGYSAGYYAYLWTEVFAADAFSFMMSHGGLTLENGQKYRDTILSKGNSQDLMQDYIDFAGKKPSTDALLKRRGLVN, encoded by the coding sequence ATGCGCAAAACTCTTATTACCACTGCCGTCAGTGCGGCCTTGATGCTCAGTGCATGTTCAGAGCAATCAGCAGATACCGCAATGACCAGTAAAACAACTGAAGATGCTTCAAAAACAATGACTAAAGCAGCTGACACTGTCGACAATGTATTATTAACTGCCAGTCCATTACCTTTTATGGCGCCACAGTTTGATAAGCTTAACACCAGCGATTATTTACCGGCCTTTGAACAAGGCATGCAAGAACAAAAAGCACAAATCGCTACGATTACCAACAACAGTGAACCCGCTACATTTGAAAATACCATTGTCGCGTTAGAAAAAACCGGTGCTATCTTAGACCGTACTCAACGTGCATTTTTCAATCTTTCAGGGCTTATTTCAGACGACAACTACACCAGTATTGAAGAACAAATCGTCCCAAAATTAACCGCACATCAAGACAATATCTACCTGAATCAGAAACTATTTTCCCGCATTCAAGCTATTTATAAAAATAAAGCCGCATTAACTGGCGAAGATTTACGTTTAGTTGAAGTGTATTACGACCGTTTCGTGCGCGCGGGTGCAGAGCTATCTGCTGCAGACAAAACAAAAATGCGTGAACTAAATGGTGAATTAGCCAAGCTGGAAACCAGTTTTTCACAGAACGTATTAAAATCATTTAAAGATGACGTGATTGTTATTGAAGATAAAGCCCTACTTGACGGCTTATCTGACAGCGACATCGCATCATTGGCAGCAGCGGCAAAAGATGCTGGTAAAACGGGTTACATGATCACATTAGTGAACACCACCACCCAACCATTGCTGTCTAGCCTTAAAAATCGTGATGTTCGTAAGCAACTATGGGAAACCTCTGCTTATCGCGCCATGGACACTAACGCGCCTTTAAACATCAAAATTGCCCAACTACGTGCAGCTAAAGCCAATCTATTAGGTTACCCAACATGGGCGGCTTATGGCCTAGGCGATCAAATGGCTAAAACCCCAGAAGCAGTTTACGGCATACTTGATGATCTAGCGCCAAAAGCCTTGGTTAAAGCCAGAATTGAAGCCGCTGACATTCAAGCTGAAATCGTTAAAGACGGTAAAGACTTCAAACTTGAACCATGGGACTGGGCTTACTACGCAGAGAAAGTACGTAAAGCCAAATATGACTTAGATGACAGCCAAGTTAAGCCATACTTCGAAATGAATACCGTACTTAACGACGGCTTATTCTTCGCCATGAACAAGCTTTACGGCATCACAATTAAACCTCGTAAAGACTTACCTGTATGGCACAAAGACGTATCGGCATATGAAGTCTTTAACAAAGATGGCAGTGCCATTGGTTTATTCTATCTAGACCCATATGCTCGCCAAGGTAAGCGTGGTGGTGCATGGATGGACGAACTGGTTACCCAGTCATTCTTGAAAAACACTAAGCCAGTAGTGTATAACGCGCTAAATATTCCTAAGCCAGCCGAAGGTCAACCAACGTTAATGACATTCGACGAAGTGAGCACCATGTTCCATGAATTTGGCCATGCTATCCACGGACTATTTTCGCAAGTTAACTACCCTAGCCTAGCGGGCACTGCTACCGCACGTGACTTTGTTGAGTTTCCATCACAAGCAAACGAAGACTGGAGCATCGACCCACAAGTGCTAGCTAACTACGCTAAACACTACAAAACAGGCGAACCTATTCCAGCCGAATTACTTGCAAAAGTATTAAAGTCGCACACCTTTAACCAAGGTTTCGGCACAGTTGAATACTTAGCGGCTGCATTACTGGATATGGAATGGCACTCAATAGCTGCGGGTACTGAAATTACCGATGTTGCAGCCTTTGAAAAACAAGCCTTAGCAAAACACGGTTTAGATTACACTCCAGTACCTCCTCGCTACAAAACCACTTACTTTAGCCATAGCTTTGGTGGCGGTTACTCAGCGGGTTACTACGCGTACTTATGGACTGAAGTGTTTGCTGCTGACGCATTCTCTTTCATGATGTCACACGGTGGATTAACATTAGAGAATGGCCAAAAATACCGCGACACTATTTTGTCAAAAGGTAACAGCCAAGACCTAATGCAAGACTACATCGACTTTGCCGGTAAAAAACCATCGACTGATGCCTTATTAAAGCGTCGTGGTTTGGTTAACTAG
- a CDS encoding glycoside hydrolase family 5 protein, whose amino-acid sequence MMFKPRRIIENLDNTVIFHYISSFMYRTSSCKVDDMTGDNLLYRHKWFLSYFLLAINFTYLKSISACLFIGRNLHLIIFVTMTYMLLVCGNSNASSTQDPVVLPNSYYSDLYSWNISGGLKQTQLGRGINVGNYLDAPFEGDWTGGKVLVEEDFKIIAKAGFKNVRIPIRWTAHTEQTFPYTINPIFMNRVKEVVGWANNSGLKAIINVHHYTEMMRATKKQKLSHILRLEGIWKQISVQFPLSEYSQADLIFELLNEPHGSIDVNDWNGIIERLLAVIWGNMDTPQANENTQRIVMIGTANWNVPDTLPKLSLPHYANKYNTIITVHNYKPFHFTHQGAKWVNGSNKWIGTNWLGTESETTSLITLFDNMTRWNSKANRNFEIYLGEFGVYSRYADPLQQKAWTAFIAREAEKRNISWAYWEYSSSFGAYDNNAKQWRPHLLEALVPVQQ is encoded by the coding sequence ATGATGTTTAAACCAAGACGAATTATCGAGAATTTAGACAATACCGTCATTTTCCATTACATCTCATCTTTTATGTACAGAACTTCATCATGCAAGGTTGATGATATGACGGGAGATAACCTGTTATATCGACATAAGTGGTTTTTAAGCTATTTTCTGCTAGCTATTAACTTCACTTATCTAAAATCTATTTCAGCATGCTTGTTTATAGGGAGAAATTTACATCTAATCATATTTGTCACTATGACTTATATGTTACTAGTTTGTGGAAATTCTAATGCGAGTTCAACACAAGATCCCGTGGTATTACCAAACAGTTATTATAGCGACTTATATTCTTGGAATATAAGTGGTGGCCTAAAACAGACACAATTAGGTAGAGGGATTAACGTTGGTAATTACTTAGATGCTCCTTTTGAAGGTGATTGGACTGGTGGTAAGGTATTGGTTGAGGAAGATTTTAAAATAATTGCCAAAGCAGGCTTTAAAAATGTAAGAATTCCAATTCGCTGGACTGCTCATACAGAACAAACCTTTCCCTACACCATAAATCCTATATTTATGAATCGTGTTAAAGAGGTTGTAGGTTGGGCCAACAACTCGGGTCTTAAAGCCATTATCAATGTGCATCACTACACGGAGATGATGCGAGCTACAAAAAAACAAAAATTGTCACACATTTTACGTTTAGAAGGGATCTGGAAACAAATTAGTGTGCAATTCCCACTTTCTGAATATTCCCAAGCTGATTTAATTTTTGAATTATTGAACGAGCCGCATGGCAGCATTGACGTTAATGATTGGAATGGCATTATTGAACGTTTATTGGCTGTAATTTGGGGGAATATGGACACACCGCAAGCAAATGAAAATACACAACGGATTGTCATGATAGGCACTGCTAATTGGAATGTACCTGATACCTTACCTAAACTGTCATTGCCACACTATGCAAATAAATATAATACAATTATTACAGTGCACAATTACAAACCCTTTCATTTTACTCACCAAGGGGCTAAATGGGTTAATGGTTCAAACAAGTGGATCGGGACTAACTGGCTAGGCACTGAGAGCGAAACTACGTCTTTAATCACCTTATTCGATAACATGACTCGTTGGAATTCAAAAGCTAATCGTAATTTTGAAATCTATTTAGGTGAATTTGGCGTCTATTCGCGCTATGCAGATCCCCTGCAGCAAAAAGCATGGACAGCTTTTATTGCGCGTGAAGCAGAAAAACGGAATATCAGTTGGGCGTATTGGGAATACTCATCGAGCTTTGGTGCATATGATAATAATGCTAAGCAATGGCGCCCACATTTGTTAGAGGCATTAGTTCCAGTACAACAATAA
- a CDS encoding DUF3185 family protein, whose protein sequence is MNSKIIGIVLVIAGIFLALWGYNIYDAASSQVTRALNGDTPIEAWAGMAGGIICVLIGITRLK, encoded by the coding sequence ATGAACAGTAAAATTATTGGGATTGTACTTGTTATTGCGGGTATTTTTTTAGCGTTGTGGGGCTACAATATTTATGATGCTGCCAGTTCTCAAGTAACCAGGGCATTAAATGGTGATACCCCTATCGAAGCGTGGGCTGGAATGGCCGGCGGTATTATTTGCGTGTTAATTGGTATTACAAGGTTAAAGTAA
- a CDS encoding DUF5062 family protein gives MKAGKHDTKLLKLAMEIGVGYAQKRGFDDFGKGISPKDKVECIYRLLVQDNLIQPLAEDKDDGPNRKHKLILWISKQLPKEHELLN, from the coding sequence ATGAAAGCGGGTAAACACGATACAAAACTGCTCAAGCTCGCGATGGAGATTGGTGTGGGATATGCACAAAAGCGTGGTTTTGATGATTTTGGTAAAGGCATTTCGCCAAAAGATAAAGTGGAATGTATTTATCGGTTATTAGTGCAAGACAATTTAATCCAACCGTTAGCCGAAGATAAAGATGATGGTCCCAATCGTAAACATAAATTGATTTTATGGATCAGTAAACAATTGCCTAAAGAGCATGAGTTACTGAACTAA
- a CDS encoding DUF1499 domain-containing protein: MYKQISILTLSMMLLMGCSGTVPTLGVNNDKLTPCPESPNCVNSQQAADEEHFIAPIDFTGTQQQAQVRLLHILKAAERANIVVVEDNYIRVEFTSQIMRFVDDVEFYFPATASDKITIHVRSASRIGRSDFGVNRERIEKIRHEFNAFKPL, translated from the coding sequence ATGTACAAACAAATTTCAATATTAACACTTAGCATGATGCTATTAATGGGTTGCTCTGGCACTGTGCCTACATTGGGCGTAAATAATGACAAGTTAACACCGTGTCCTGAATCGCCAAACTGTGTTAATAGTCAACAAGCTGCAGATGAAGAGCATTTTATCGCACCGATCGATTTCACCGGAACACAGCAACAAGCGCAAGTGCGCCTTTTACACATACTAAAAGCTGCAGAGCGAGCAAATATCGTTGTGGTCGAGGACAATTATATTCGCGTGGAGTTTACCTCTCAGATAATGCGCTTTGTTGATGATGTGGAGTTTTATTTTCCAGCAACTGCATCCGATAAAATAACCATACATGTTAGATCGGCTTCACGTATTGGACGCTCAGATTTTGGGGTTAATCGTGAACGAATAGAAAAAATTAGACACGAATTTAACGCATTTAAACCACTTTAA
- a CDS encoding DUF3157 family protein yields the protein MKTKFNAIASALLLLFAPAAMAADVAVITLENGANVRLKDDFTWEYIITETVTQPVVVTQVAASPAVMAKSVSSTATAVAPIAVANTPTVSAKTPVEPSIAPAIATTRLTAAAMAQPSLLGSTAKDGIKVTLANTQWKGDKLGLVFDFDSTNDDHVTVVNVEASFFDDQGGLIKTETIEAWEAIFRMPETYLRKGQHRQTTPFWVEGINKQQWQKQLISLKIIEIESR from the coding sequence ATGAAAACCAAATTTAATGCGATTGCATCAGCCTTATTGTTATTATTTGCCCCTGCAGCAATGGCAGCTGATGTTGCAGTGATCACGTTGGAAAATGGCGCCAATGTTCGCTTAAAAGACGACTTCACCTGGGAATACATCATCACCGAAACGGTTACGCAACCTGTTGTAGTGACTCAAGTAGCGGCCTCACCCGCTGTAATGGCAAAATCAGTATCATCTACGGCAACCGCTGTTGCACCTATTGCAGTAGCAAACACGCCAACAGTTAGCGCTAAAACACCAGTTGAACCTTCAATTGCCCCAGCTATCGCCACAACACGCTTAACCGCTGCAGCAATGGCACAACCCAGCTTACTTGGCAGCACAGCTAAAGACGGCATAAAAGTGACTCTAGCTAACACGCAATGGAAAGGCGACAAACTCGGACTTGTGTTTGATTTTGACAGCACGAATGACGATCACGTTACCGTCGTCAATGTTGAAGCCAGTTTTTTTGACGATCAAGGCGGTTTAATCAAAACCGAAACCATAGAAGCGTGGGAAGCTATTTTCCGTATGCCAGAAACCTATTTACGCAAAGGTCAGCACCGTCAAACAACACCATTTTGGGTAGAAGGTATTAATAAGCAACAATGGCAAAAGCAGTTAATCAGCTTAAAAATTATTGAAATAGAGTCGCGCTAA
- a CDS encoding 2-hydroxychromene-2-carboxylate isomerase: protein MTTAIDYYFTSLSPYVYLGHSTFTSLANKHNTTIHYKPIKLAKLFAELGVLPVKQRLQARQDYRLIELSRWSKKRHLPLNLQPAFFPADPSLADRCAIALQQAGQDVSEFVGHVLAACWAQDQNIADETVIRQILTSLKFNTDSIVQQALSSEIDEIYEVNTIEAIEKGLLGVPTYVYQNEPFWGQDRLDLLNDKLSE, encoded by the coding sequence ATGACTACAGCAATAGATTATTATTTTACCAGCCTTTCTCCTTATGTCTATTTAGGCCACAGCACTTTTACCTCGTTGGCTAACAAGCACAATACTACCATCCACTATAAGCCGATAAAATTAGCCAAACTGTTTGCCGAATTAGGGGTGTTACCCGTCAAGCAACGCCTACAAGCTCGACAAGACTATCGTTTAATTGAACTCTCTCGCTGGTCTAAAAAACGTCATTTACCCCTTAATCTACAGCCCGCTTTTTTCCCGGCAGATCCAAGTTTGGCCGACCGATGCGCTATTGCATTACAGCAAGCAGGGCAAGATGTCAGTGAGTTTGTTGGGCATGTACTGGCCGCATGTTGGGCACAAGATCAAAACATTGCTGATGAAACGGTTATTCGACAAATATTAACCTCGCTTAAGTTCAATACCGACAGTATTGTACAGCAAGCTTTATCAAGCGAAATTGATGAAATATATGAAGTAAATACAATAGAAGCAATCGAAAAAGGCTTGTTGGGCGTCCCAACTTACGTGTACCAAAATGAACCATTTTGGGGACAAGATAGATTGGACTTGCTCAATGATAAGTTGAGTGAGTAA
- the hcp gene encoding hydroxylamine reductase, whose amino-acid sequence MFCVQCEQTIRTPAGNGCSYSQGMCGKLASTSDIQDLLIYMLQGVSAYAVKAREFGIVDSDIDAFVPKAFFATLTNVNFDDERLIDYAYQAQTYRDQLKAAYIAACKEKGEEPEMVSAQGELLLATSKPEILAQAPVALLNRGEVHEDILGLRLLCLYGLKGAAAYMEHARVLDQTDVDVAAEFHKIMAFLGEDSIDADKLFATAMEIGQLNYRIMAMLDLGETTSFGHPEPTQVNTKSVKGKAILVSGHDMKDLELILEQTEGKGINVFTHGEMLPALAYPAFKKYPHLVGNYGGAWQNQQKEFATFPGAVVMTSNCIIDPTVGEYSDRIYTRSIVGWPGVTHVEGEDFSEVINKALELEGFIYDEIPHMITIGFARNALMAAAPTVVENVKNGSIKHFFLIGGCDGDKLERNYFTDLAKSVPDDSIILTLGCGKYKFNKLDFGDINGVPRLLDVGQCNDAYSAIQLALALKDIFECDLNDLPLSLVLSWFEQKAIVVLLTLLSLGVKNIRTGPTAPGFLSENLMNILEQQFGLRSTTDVETDLKAMMNVA is encoded by the coding sequence ATGTTTTGTGTGCAATGTGAGCAAACCATTAGAACACCAGCAGGTAACGGCTGTAGTTACTCGCAAGGTATGTGTGGCAAGTTAGCGTCGACGTCTGATATTCAAGACTTATTAATTTATATGCTGCAAGGTGTGTCTGCTTACGCAGTTAAAGCCCGTGAGTTTGGCATTGTAGACAGCGATATCGACGCATTTGTCCCTAAGGCCTTTTTTGCCACTCTGACTAACGTAAACTTTGATGATGAACGCTTAATTGATTATGCCTATCAGGCACAAACCTATCGTGACCAATTAAAAGCGGCGTATATCGCAGCGTGTAAAGAAAAAGGCGAAGAGCCTGAAATGGTTAGCGCACAAGGTGAGCTATTACTCGCTACTTCAAAACCTGAAATCTTAGCTCAAGCGCCAGTTGCATTGCTTAATCGCGGTGAGGTACATGAAGACATTCTAGGCTTACGTTTATTATGTTTATACGGTTTAAAAGGTGCTGCAGCTTATATGGAGCATGCTCGCGTATTAGATCAAACTGACGTTGATGTGGCGGCTGAGTTCCATAAAATCATGGCGTTTTTAGGTGAAGATTCTATTGATGCAGACAAATTGTTTGCGACAGCAATGGAAATTGGCCAATTAAATTATCGCATTATGGCGATGTTAGATTTAGGTGAAACAACTTCATTCGGTCACCCAGAACCCACTCAAGTGAACACCAAGTCTGTTAAAGGGAAGGCCATTTTAGTGTCTGGCCATGACATGAAAGACTTAGAACTTATCCTTGAGCAAACTGAAGGCAAGGGCATTAACGTCTTTACTCATGGCGAAATGTTACCTGCACTTGCTTACCCAGCATTTAAAAAATACCCACATTTAGTGGGTAACTACGGTGGCGCTTGGCAAAATCAGCAAAAAGAATTTGCCACTTTCCCTGGTGCAGTTGTGATGACATCAAACTGTATTATCGACCCTACGGTAGGCGAATACTCTGACCGTATTTATACTCGTAGCATTGTGGGTTGGCCTGGTGTGACTCATGTTGAAGGTGAAGACTTTAGCGAAGTGATTAACAAAGCACTTGAGCTTGAAGGCTTTATTTACGATGAAATCCCACACATGATCACTATCGGTTTTGCTCGTAATGCATTAATGGCAGCAGCACCAACAGTAGTTGAAAATGTTAAAAATGGTTCTATTAAGCACTTCTTCTTAATTGGTGGTTGTGATGGCGACAAATTAGAGCGCAATTACTTTACTGACTTAGCGAAATCAGTTCCTGATGATTCAATTATTTTGACCTTAGGTTGTGGTAAATACAAATTCAATAAATTGGATTTTGGCGACATTAATGGTGTGCCTCGCTTACTTGATGTAGGCCAATGTAATGATGCTTACTCTGCCATTCAGTTAGCGTTAGCGTTAAAAGACATTTTCGAATGTGATCTTAACGATTTACCACTGAGTTTAGTGTTGTCTTGGTTTGAGCAAAAAGCGATTGTAGTATTGTTAACCTTGTTATCTCTTGGGGTTAAAAACATTCGTACAGGGCCAACAGCTCCAGGGTTCTTGTCTGAAAACTTAATGAACATTTTAGAGCAACAGTTTGGTTTACGCAGCACTACAGATGTTGAAACAGACCTAAAAGCTATGATGAACGTGGCGTAG
- a CDS encoding hybrid-cluster NAD(P)-dependent oxidoreductase: MSSSPSVGFSFSQALSAQAAKSPTPVSEAPPKVEPVALTTPEALLAADSWQRGEVQLRCVEKWNETHNVVSFRFQGLTPVKFHFKPGQFLTFKLDINGEKVYRSYTISSSPSRPFSLVVTVKRIADGLVSNYLADTLNVGDDVTVTGPDGIFNLVDIVADKYLFLSAGCGVTPMHSMSRWLCDTTTDSDIAFVHSAKGVNDIMFADSMASMASRSQKFNLNYMLKSDENSQVLTDKHEATGFGIGRLNLESLIKLVPDYQQRTVFVCGPESYMADVKLLLAAAEFDMSQFNQESFGESSAMGVKAALESNPSTEQFMLSIGDKEIPLTGDQTLLDGIESAKLPIIAACRSGVCGACKCQVVSGTVKSTSQMALTPDEIAAGFVLACSTKITSNVQLKM, translated from the coding sequence ATGAGTAGCTCTCCCTCTGTTGGTTTTTCTTTTTCTCAAGCACTTTCTGCCCAAGCCGCTAAATCACCTACCCCTGTTAGTGAGGCACCGCCAAAGGTTGAACCCGTTGCTCTTACCACCCCAGAAGCCCTTTTGGCTGCCGATAGCTGGCAACGAGGAGAGGTGCAACTGCGCTGTGTTGAAAAATGGAATGAAACCCACAATGTGGTTAGTTTTCGATTTCAGGGACTAACACCGGTTAAGTTTCATTTTAAACCGGGACAGTTTCTTACCTTTAAGCTAGATATCAATGGTGAAAAGGTTTACCGAAGCTACACTATTTCATCTTCACCTTCGCGGCCTTTTTCGCTGGTTGTCACAGTGAAAAGAATCGCAGATGGTTTGGTGTCTAATTATTTGGCCGACACCTTAAATGTGGGTGATGACGTTACCGTCACAGGCCCCGATGGTATCTTTAATTTAGTCGACATTGTTGCCGACAAATATTTGTTTTTAAGTGCAGGTTGTGGTGTTACGCCTATGCATTCGATGTCGCGCTGGCTTTGCGATACCACTACCGATAGTGATATTGCCTTTGTACACAGCGCAAAAGGTGTCAATGACATTATGTTTGCAGATTCAATGGCATCAATGGCATCACGAAGCCAAAAATTCAATCTTAATTATATGCTTAAGTCAGATGAAAATAGCCAAGTACTCACTGATAAACATGAGGCTACAGGCTTTGGCATTGGTCGCTTAAACTTAGAAAGCTTAATCAAATTGGTACCAGATTATCAGCAGCGTACTGTATTTGTGTGTGGCCCTGAATCTTATATGGCCGATGTAAAATTACTGTTGGCAGCCGCTGAATTTGATATGAGTCAGTTCAATCAAGAAAGCTTTGGTGAAAGCAGTGCTATGGGTGTGAAAGCTGCGCTGGAAAGTAATCCATCAACCGAGCAGTTTATGTTGAGCATTGGCGATAAAGAGATTCCGTTAACGGGCGATCAAACGTTATTGGATGGCATCGAGTCTGCAAAGTTACCCATTATCGCTGCTTGTCGCTCTGGCGTTTGTGGCGCGTGCAAATGTCAGGTTGTGTCGGGAACAGTCAAATCAACTAGCCAAATGGCGTTAACACCTGACGAAATAGCAGCCGGTTTTGTGTTGGCTTGTTCAACTAAAATAACCTCAAATGTGCAGTTAAAAATGTAG
- a CDS encoding nuclear transport factor 2 family protein gives MKNFYLVLLALISMPSLADDIALADTMKVLDTAVFDSFNHCQKPEELDKHASFFATDVEFYHDNGGVTWDRDSMIANTKNNACGQYTRKLVEGSFNVHSIKDFGAITEGVHIFCQNKTNQCEGKADFVMVWRKVDDKWKITRVLSYGHRENK, from the coding sequence ATGAAAAATTTTTACTTGGTTTTATTGGCCTTGATCTCAATGCCTTCATTGGCTGATGATATTGCTTTGGCAGACACAATGAAAGTTCTTGATACTGCAGTGTTTGACTCATTTAATCATTGTCAAAAACCTGAAGAACTTGATAAGCACGCGAGCTTTTTTGCGACTGACGTTGAGTTTTATCACGATAATGGTGGTGTAACGTGGGACCGTGACAGCATGATTGCCAATACTAAAAACAATGCCTGTGGTCAGTACACTCGAAAATTGGTTGAAGGATCTTTTAACGTCCACTCGATTAAAGATTTTGGTGCTATTACCGAAGGGGTGCATATCTTTTGTCAAAATAAAACCAACCAATGCGAAGGTAAAGCTGACTTTGTCATGGTTTGGCGTAAAGTAGACGACAAATGGAAAATTACTCGCGTATTAAGTTACGGTCACCGCGAAAATAAATAA